In Acidaminococcus fermentans DSM 20731, one genomic interval encodes:
- a CDS encoding S-ribosylhomocysteine lyase, whose product MEKVIIESFTLDHTKVKAPYVRLIGQETGEHGDIVSNFDIRLCQPNQQEIPTGGMHTLEHLLALYLRPRIKGYLDCSPFGCRTGFHLLCWGVHDPKDVAKALKEALELVVETTWDQVPGTKEKECGNYKDHSLFCAQEWAKEILAKGISSDPYERKIV is encoded by the coding sequence ATGGAAAAAGTCATCATCGAAAGCTTCACCCTGGATCATACGAAAGTGAAGGCCCCTTATGTGCGGCTGATCGGGCAGGAAACCGGGGAACACGGGGACATCGTTTCCAACTTCGACATCCGGCTGTGCCAGCCCAACCAGCAGGAAATCCCCACCGGAGGGATGCATACCCTGGAACATCTGCTGGCCCTGTATCTGCGGCCCCGGATCAAAGGGTATCTGGACTGCTCTCCTTTCGGCTGCCGCACCGGGTTCCATCTCCTGTGCTGGGGGGTCCATGATCCCAAGGACGTGGCCAAAGCCCTGAAGGAAGCTCTGGAACTGGTGGTGGAGACCACCTGGGACCAGGTACCCGGGACAAAGGAAAAGGAATGCGGGAATTACAAAGACCATTCCCTGTTCTGTGCCCAGGAATGGGCCAAGGAGATCCTGGCCAAAGGAATCAGCAGTGATCCCTATGAGAGGAAGATTGTGTAA
- a CDS encoding bifunctional 5,10-methylenetetrahydrofolate dehydrogenase/5,10-methenyltetrahydrofolate cyclohydrolase, with product MEPIIMAGKPVAEEIRRNLREKFAGKELTLATFLVGDNPAAHVYKRSLLKTAASLGIHTRDVELPEGASQEEAERALRALSEDPRVDGILPLVPFPWHISRMQLIRQLDPEKDMDCIHPINGGKLYLGITPWGPCTPRSCMALLDYYKIPLEGQHVVMVGYGEVVGRPLTLMLMGRYATVTVCRSRTKNLPAITRQADIIISAVGKPDLITEDMIREGAVVVDVGINSVDGKLVGDVSEAAKKVKASAYTPVPGGVGVVSNLMVMETLTRRL from the coding sequence ATGGAACCAATCATTATGGCCGGGAAACCGGTGGCGGAAGAAATCCGCAGAAATCTCCGGGAAAAGTTCGCCGGGAAGGAACTGACCCTGGCCACCTTTCTGGTGGGGGACAATCCGGCGGCCCATGTGTACAAACGGAGCCTGCTGAAGACGGCAGCCAGCCTGGGCATCCATACCCGGGATGTGGAACTGCCAGAAGGAGCCAGCCAGGAAGAAGCGGAACGCGCTCTCCGGGCTCTCAGTGAAGATCCCCGGGTGGACGGGATCCTGCCCCTGGTGCCTTTTCCCTGGCACATCAGCCGGATGCAGCTGATCCGGCAGCTGGATCCGGAAAAGGACATGGACTGCATCCATCCCATCAACGGAGGGAAGCTGTACCTGGGGATCACCCCCTGGGGCCCCTGCACTCCCCGATCCTGCATGGCCCTGCTGGATTACTACAAGATCCCCCTGGAAGGGCAGCATGTGGTGATGGTGGGCTATGGAGAAGTGGTGGGACGGCCGCTGACCCTGATGCTCATGGGCCGGTACGCCACAGTGACCGTGTGCCGTTCCCGCACAAAAAATCTGCCTGCCATTACCAGGCAGGCAGATATCATCATCAGTGCAGTGGGCAAACCCGACCTGATCACGGAAGACATGATCCGGGAAGGAGCCGTGGTGGTGGATGTGGGCATCAATTCCGTGGACGGGAAGCTGGTGGGGGATGTGTCCGAAGCGGCCAAAAAAGTCAAGGCTTCGGCCTACACCCCCGTTCCCGGCGGAGTGGGTGTGGTCAGCAACCTGATGGTCATGGAAACCCTCACCCGGCGTCTCTGA
- a CDS encoding thioesterase family protein, whose amino-acid sequence MKEFRIGAVGEATDTVLHTNTAAAMGSGSLDVYATPAMLALMEKAACSIVNPCLDEETTSVGIGVNLSHDAATAVGKTVTAKAVLVGVDGRKLTFKITVSDNYGTIGQGTHERFLVNKAKFLGKLAAKDQK is encoded by the coding sequence ATGAAAGAATTCCGTATCGGCGCCGTGGGTGAAGCCACGGATACCGTGCTCCACACCAACACTGCCGCCGCCATGGGCAGCGGCTCCCTGGACGTCTACGCCACCCCGGCCATGCTGGCCCTGATGGAAAAGGCGGCCTGCAGCATCGTCAATCCCTGCCTGGATGAGGAAACCACCAGCGTGGGGATCGGCGTGAACCTGTCCCATGATGCCGCCACCGCCGTGGGCAAGACTGTTACCGCCAAAGCCGTCCTGGTCGGAGTGGACGGCCGGAAACTGACCTTCAAGATCACCGTATCCGACAACTACGGCACCATCGGCCAGGGCACCCATGAACGGTTCCTGGTGAACAAGGCCAAATTCCTGGGCAAACTGGCGGCCAAGGATCAGAAATGA
- a CDS encoding FAD-binding oxidoreductase translates to MEHKYNPVTPELVEELKKVVGDRYVKTDEEYLEQYQTDEEGNPHFFKKPEVVVFPGTTEEVAEVVKLANKFLVPITPRSAGTGVACGAIPIYHGMVVELQRMNKILKLDADNFYAVCQTGVFTGQLQAEARKAGVMYAGDPSSAESCQIGGNVANNAGGNRAVRYGTTRDQIYALKVVTPTGDIVDVGARLKKCSTGLCLEQLFAGSEGTLGIITEVTVKLRPLPPYSFNMVCVFNTDKEAFALPNKILKAGIDPTSIEYMGNSAIDMTCKYLDNMDMPHVKEGCCYVIVTVESFDQDESDRKMEKLCDLAEANGSIDEFEADQRIWTLRKQFAEAARDIDRMFQTEDFVVPLDKIAEMTAQIPELEKKYNLYTVTVAHIGDGNIHVLPLNKYGLSPEEWFKTIKAFHADLFPRVYALGGKMSGEHGIGYKKLEEFARCTPEGEVKLIKAIKQALDPNNIMNPGKLVDVNGDFVA, encoded by the coding sequence ATGGAACATAAGTATAATCCTGTTACACCGGAACTGGTGGAAGAACTGAAAAAAGTGGTGGGCGACCGCTATGTAAAGACCGATGAGGAATATCTGGAACAGTACCAGACGGACGAAGAAGGGAACCCCCATTTCTTCAAGAAACCGGAAGTGGTGGTGTTCCCCGGCACCACGGAAGAAGTGGCGGAAGTGGTGAAACTGGCCAACAAATTCCTGGTTCCCATCACTCCCCGGTCCGCCGGCACCGGCGTGGCCTGCGGCGCCATCCCCATCTACCATGGGATGGTGGTAGAACTCCAGCGGATGAACAAGATCCTGAAACTGGATGCGGACAACTTCTATGCAGTCTGCCAGACCGGGGTGTTCACCGGCCAGCTCCAGGCAGAAGCCAGAAAGGCCGGCGTCATGTACGCCGGGGATCCTTCCAGTGCGGAATCCTGCCAGATCGGCGGCAACGTGGCCAACAACGCCGGGGGCAACCGGGCTGTACGGTACGGTACCACCCGGGATCAGATCTATGCCCTGAAGGTGGTCACCCCCACCGGGGACATTGTGGATGTGGGCGCCCGGCTGAAGAAATGCTCCACCGGCCTGTGCCTGGAACAGCTCTTTGCCGGCAGTGAAGGGACCCTGGGAATCATCACGGAAGTCACCGTGAAGCTCCGTCCCCTGCCTCCCTATTCCTTCAATATGGTCTGTGTGTTCAACACCGACAAGGAAGCCTTTGCCCTGCCCAACAAGATCCTGAAAGCGGGGATCGATCCCACCTCCATCGAATACATGGGCAATTCCGCCATCGACATGACCTGCAAATACCTGGACAACATGGACATGCCCCATGTAAAGGAAGGGTGCTGCTACGTAATCGTAACGGTGGAAAGCTTCGATCAGGATGAATCCGACCGGAAGATGGAAAAACTCTGCGACCTGGCGGAAGCCAACGGTTCCATCGACGAATTCGAAGCGGATCAGCGGATCTGGACCCTGCGGAAACAGTTTGCGGAAGCGGCCCGGGATATCGACCGGATGTTCCAGACCGAAGACTTCGTGGTGCCTCTGGACAAAATCGCGGAAATGACCGCCCAGATCCCCGAACTGGAAAAGAAATACAACCTGTACACGGTGACCGTGGCCCATATCGGGGACGGGAACATCCATGTACTGCCTCTGAACAAATATGGCCTGTCTCCGGAAGAATGGTTCAAGACCATCAAGGCTTTCCATGCAGACCTGTTCCCCCGGGTATATGCCCTGGGCGGCAAAATGAGCGGCGAACACGGCATTGGCTACAAGAAGCTGGAAGAATTCGCCCGCTGCACTCCCGAAGGGGAAGTGAAACTGATCAAAGCCATCAAACAGGCCCTGGATCCCAACAACATCATGAATCCCGGGAAACTGGTGGATGTGAACGGAGATTTTGTGGCGTAA
- a CDS encoding carbon starvation protein A, with protein sequence MISFFVCLAILIGGYFIYGGYVESCFRPPIDDRKTPAYRLEDGVDYVPMENWRVFLIQLLNIAGLGPIFGALAGAMWGPAVFLWITFGTVFAGGVHDFISGVLSERNDGASISELCGKYLGPTMRHIMRGFSVVLLILVGVAFTTGPAGLLTKITPMSYNFWLVVLLIYYFCATFLPVDKLIGKLYPFFGFCLIFMAVGVGTMLFAEGYHVPEIALTNMHPKGTPIWPIMFITVACGAISGFHSTQSPIMARCIKSERDCHKIFYGAMVCEGIIALIWAAAGVSFYGNTAGLGEAFVKYHGAGGVVYDICSGLMGYLGTVIAMIGVIACPVSSADTAFRSARYTLVDWFKIDQHTLSSRLRLAVPIIAVGGILTQVDVTILWRYFSWTNQTLAMLVLWSGAMYLYANKGNAWIAIIPATFMSAVSCTYILVAKEGLQLSTSVAYPVGVAFAIVAFCLFWKRAKKVDRGELDIADKPVQG encoded by the coding sequence ATGATTAGCTTCTTTGTGTGTCTTGCTATTTTAATTGGTGGTTATTTCATTTATGGCGGATACGTGGAAAGCTGCTTCCGTCCTCCTATCGATGACAGAAAGACTCCTGCCTATCGTCTGGAAGATGGGGTTGACTACGTACCCATGGAAAACTGGCGTGTTTTCCTGATTCAGCTGCTGAACATCGCAGGTCTGGGTCCTATTTTCGGTGCCCTGGCTGGTGCTATGTGGGGTCCTGCCGTGTTCCTGTGGATCACTTTTGGTACCGTCTTTGCCGGCGGTGTCCATGACTTCATCTCCGGCGTGCTGTCCGAACGGAACGATGGGGCTTCCATTTCCGAACTGTGCGGCAAATACCTTGGGCCGACCATGAGACATATCATGCGTGGGTTCTCCGTTGTCCTGCTGATCCTGGTAGGCGTTGCCTTCACCACTGGCCCTGCCGGCCTGCTGACCAAGATCACTCCCATGAGCTATAACTTCTGGCTGGTTGTCTTACTGATCTATTATTTCTGTGCTACCTTCCTGCCGGTGGATAAACTGATCGGGAAACTGTATCCGTTCTTCGGATTCTGCCTGATCTTCATGGCTGTGGGCGTTGGGACGATGCTCTTTGCCGAAGGGTACCATGTACCTGAAATCGCTCTGACCAATATGCATCCGAAAGGAACTCCGATCTGGCCGATCATGTTCATCACCGTAGCCTGCGGTGCCATTTCCGGTTTCCATTCCACCCAGTCCCCGATTATGGCCCGCTGCATCAAGAGTGAACGGGACTGCCACAAGATCTTCTACGGAGCCATGGTCTGCGAAGGGATTATTGCTCTGATCTGGGCGGCTGCCGGTGTTTCCTTCTATGGCAACACTGCCGGCCTGGGCGAAGCTTTCGTGAAATACCATGGCGCCGGCGGCGTTGTGTATGACATCTGCTCCGGCCTGATGGGCTACCTGGGCACCGTTATCGCCATGATCGGTGTTATCGCCTGCCCTGTATCCTCTGCTGATACCGCATTCCGGTCCGCCCGGTACACCCTGGTTGACTGGTTCAAGATCGACCAGCACACCCTGTCTTCCCGTCTGAGACTGGCTGTGCCCATCATTGCTGTGGGCGGCATCCTGACCCAGGTTGACGTAACCATCCTGTGGAGATACTTCTCCTGGACCAACCAGACCCTGGCCATGCTGGTGCTGTGGTCCGGTGCCATGTACCTGTATGCCAACAAGGGCAATGCCTGGATCGCCATCATCCCTGCAACCTTCATGAGTGCTGTATCCTGTACCTACATCCTGGTTGCCAAGGAAGGGCTGCAGCTGAGCACTTCCGTGGCTTATCCTGTGGGTGTTGCTTTCGCCATCGTTGCTTTCTGCCTGTTCTGGAAACGGGCCAAGAAAGTGGACCGGGGCGAACTGGATATTGCCGACAAACCTGTCCAAGGCTGA
- a CDS encoding sensor histidine kinase: MKKQIYLHLFLVGLACILVTALVCAFASWQTAKQQTLADLQQVAQVLGTDLEHHSDPYVFLKRSGQASPDLRLTWVDTHGTVLYDSFEDATAMPNHRERPEIAQALGEGQGSNARHSATLQEVTLYAAQRLSDGSVLRLARTQTDLLRPLEALLPWWLFSLLLLILICQFTVRRLTQGLLDPLEQATRYLSQIGQGDTSEEEKQLFHTSYPELLPFLATIDRQGKQLDQSLRNLEQERNTMKRITDSLKEGVILLDDQMRIQWINAWGFQLLQQEERPTAGRPRILGKFLMPFLPPEARTSLDQLRNSRAWNRTVKYRSRQYQLDLQPLEPPQGRASRMLIIQDITEAREREQLRRDFTANVTHELKTPLTSISGFAELMAAGMYQKKEDITHFGQLIRKEAARLLEMINSIIFLSRIEEVPAEALQEEVPLGGLIQSVVEFMDPFCKDRQVTIHCHLTEDKVRGSSSMLREMAMNLIDNGVKYNRPGGHVYVTMGRDGDQVVLTVKDTGIGIPEDVQERVFERFYRVEGSRSKQSGGSGLGLSIVKHIVEQHRGKIRLTSRVNEGTSIEVQLPRA; encoded by the coding sequence ATGAAAAAGCAGATTTATCTCCATCTGTTCCTGGTGGGTCTGGCCTGCATCCTGGTCACCGCCCTGGTCTGCGCCTTTGCCTCCTGGCAGACGGCCAAACAGCAGACCCTGGCCGATCTCCAGCAGGTGGCCCAGGTCCTGGGGACGGACCTGGAACACCACAGCGACCCCTATGTGTTCCTGAAACGGTCCGGCCAGGCGTCTCCGGATCTGCGGCTGACCTGGGTGGATACCCATGGCACCGTCCTCTATGATTCCTTTGAAGACGCAACAGCCATGCCCAACCACCGGGAGCGGCCGGAAATCGCCCAGGCCCTGGGCGAAGGCCAGGGCAGCAACGCCCGTCATTCCGCCACCCTCCAGGAAGTGACCCTGTATGCGGCCCAGCGGCTATCGGACGGCAGCGTGCTCCGGCTGGCCCGGACCCAGACGGACCTGCTCCGTCCCCTGGAAGCTCTGCTGCCCTGGTGGCTCTTCTCCCTGCTCCTGCTGATCCTGATCTGCCAGTTCACCGTGCGGCGGCTCACCCAGGGGCTGCTGGATCCCCTGGAACAGGCCACCCGGTACCTGTCCCAGATCGGTCAGGGAGACACTTCGGAAGAAGAAAAACAGCTGTTCCACACATCCTACCCGGAACTGCTGCCCTTCCTGGCCACCATCGACCGGCAGGGAAAACAGCTGGACCAGAGCCTGCGGAACCTGGAACAGGAACGGAACACCATGAAACGGATCACCGACAGCCTGAAGGAAGGGGTGATCCTGCTGGATGACCAGATGCGGATCCAGTGGATCAACGCCTGGGGCTTCCAGCTGCTCCAGCAGGAAGAACGGCCCACCGCCGGCCGCCCCCGGATCCTGGGAAAATTCCTCATGCCCTTCCTGCCCCCGGAGGCCCGGACTTCCCTGGATCAGCTCCGGAACAGCCGGGCCTGGAACCGGACCGTCAAATACCGGAGCCGCCAGTACCAGTTGGACCTCCAGCCTCTGGAACCGCCCCAGGGCCGGGCCAGCCGGATGCTGATCATCCAGGACATTACTGAAGCCCGGGAACGGGAGCAGCTGCGGCGGGATTTTACTGCCAACGTGACCCATGAACTGAAGACGCCCCTGACTTCCATCAGCGGATTCGCCGAACTGATGGCCGCCGGGATGTACCAGAAAAAAGAGGACATCACCCATTTCGGACAGCTGATCCGGAAAGAGGCGGCCCGGCTGCTGGAAATGATCAACAGCATCATCTTCCTGTCCCGGATCGAAGAAGTGCCGGCGGAGGCCCTCCAGGAAGAAGTTCCCCTGGGCGGCCTGATCCAGTCCGTGGTGGAATTCATGGACCCCTTCTGCAAAGACAGGCAGGTGACCATCCACTGCCATCTGACGGAAGACAAAGTCCGGGGCAGCAGCAGCATGCTCCGGGAAATGGCCATGAATCTCATCGACAACGGGGTCAAGTACAACCGGCCCGGAGGCCATGTGTACGTGACCATGGGACGGGACGGAGACCAGGTGGTGCTAACGGTGAAGGACACCGGCATCGGCATCCCGGAAGATGTCCAGGAGCGGGTCTTCGAACGGTTCTACCGGGTGGAAGGGAGCCGGAGCAAGCAAAGCGGCGGCAGCGGTCTGGGCCTGTCCATCGTGAAACACATCGTAGAACAGCACCGGGGCAAGATCAGACTCACCAGCCGGGTGAATGAAGGGACCTCCATAGAAGTCCAACTGCCGAGAGCGTGA
- a CDS encoding NAD-dependent protein deacylase, with protein MEQKEFAQDVDTLDAWIREADHIVFFGGAGVSTASGIPDFRSKDGLYNQHDVRFDQYRPEYLLSHSCLVNEPKVYFEFHRQKMDTRKIQPNNAHKYLAALEKTGKLDGIVTQNIDGLHQKAGSRKVYEIHGSALRNYCMSCGKRYPSDYIFESKEPIPHCTCGGVIRPDITLYEEMLPDEAVENAVRAISRADLMIIAGTSLTVYPAASFINYFHGKRLVILNRDPLSVHMKAETLVITENMDKVFKALAEKEGIAL; from the coding sequence ATGGAACAGAAAGAATTTGCACAGGATGTGGATACCCTGGACGCCTGGATCAGGGAGGCGGACCACATTGTATTCTTTGGGGGGGCCGGGGTTTCCACGGCCAGCGGGATCCCGGATTTCCGCAGCAAGGACGGGCTGTACAACCAGCATGATGTGCGGTTCGACCAGTACCGGCCGGAATATCTCCTCAGCCACAGCTGCCTGGTGAACGAACCCAAGGTCTATTTCGAGTTCCACCGGCAGAAAATGGATACCCGGAAGATCCAGCCCAACAATGCCCACAAATACCTGGCAGCCCTGGAAAAGACCGGGAAACTGGATGGCATCGTGACCCAGAACATCGACGGGCTGCACCAGAAAGCCGGCAGCCGGAAGGTCTATGAGATCCACGGCAGCGCCCTGCGGAACTACTGCATGAGCTGCGGGAAACGGTATCCATCAGATTACATTTTCGAATCCAAAGAGCCCATCCCCCACTGCACCTGCGGAGGCGTGATCCGGCCGGACATCACCCTTTATGAAGAGATGCTGCCGGATGAGGCGGTGGAAAACGCGGTCCGGGCCATTTCCCGGGCGGATCTGATGATTATTGCCGGCACGTCCCTGACGGTGTATCCGGCGGCTTCCTTCATCAACTATTTCCACGGGAAACGGCTGGTGATCCTGAACCGGGACCCTTTGTCCGTCCACATGAAGGCGGA
- a CDS encoding response regulator transcription factor, with protein MALIYCVEDDENIRELVRYALCSQKFQAEAFPDGPSFWKALEAKQPDLVLLDIMLPGESGLDILKKLRDSQATSGLPVIMLTARTSEYDVVTGLDAGADDYISKPFGIMELLSRVKAVLRRGGRQKPQDRNLLVCGDITLDLKKHRVTTQGQPCELTVKEFDLLHYLMANAGIVLSRDQIMEAVWSFSYAGESRTIDMHIRSLRQKLGEAGRIIQTVRGVGYRIQ; from the coding sequence ATGGCGCTGATCTATTGTGTGGAAGACGATGAAAACATCCGGGAACTGGTCCGTTATGCCCTTTGCAGCCAGAAATTCCAGGCGGAAGCCTTTCCTGACGGTCCCTCTTTCTGGAAGGCCCTGGAAGCCAAACAGCCGGATCTGGTGCTCCTGGACATTATGCTGCCGGGAGAAAGCGGCCTGGACATCCTGAAGAAGCTCCGGGACAGCCAGGCCACCAGCGGTCTGCCCGTAATCATGCTCACCGCCCGGACCAGTGAATACGACGTGGTCACCGGACTGGATGCCGGGGCGGACGATTATATCTCCAAACCCTTCGGCATCATGGAACTGCTGAGCCGGGTCAAGGCCGTCCTCCGCCGGGGCGGCCGGCAGAAGCCCCAGGACCGGAACCTGCTGGTCTGCGGAGACATTACCCTGGACCTGAAGAAACACCGGGTGACTACTCAGGGCCAGCCCTGTGAACTCACCGTCAAGGAATTCGATCTGCTCCACTATCTCATGGCCAATGCAGGCATTGTCCTGAGCCGGGACCAGATCATGGAAGCCGTATGGTCCTTTTCCTATGCGGGAGAAAGCCGCACCATCGACATGCACATCCGGAGCCTGCGCCAGAAGCTGGGAGAAGCCGGACGGATCATCCAGACCGTCCGGGGCGTGGGCTACCGGATCCAGTGA
- a CDS encoding DUF190 domain-containing protein, whose protein sequence is MADFLHLTKLTIYVGEDFFYKDKPFYKAIFDIAGKYKIAGCTVLRGTQGYGSRVRGKERRLFISVSEAINLPVIITMIDTKEQIELMYPFLEENLRHGVATVEEIDMLATNYVKEEYRKKIENRDNPEMQK, encoded by the coding sequence ATGGCTGATTTTCTGCACCTGACCAAACTGACCATCTATGTAGGCGAAGATTTCTTTTACAAGGACAAACCTTTTTACAAGGCAATCTTTGACATTGCCGGGAAATACAAAATCGCCGGCTGTACAGTGCTCCGGGGGACCCAGGGCTATGGGAGCCGGGTGCGGGGGAAGGAACGGAGACTGTTCATCAGTGTTTCCGAAGCCATCAACCTGCCGGTGATCATCACCATGATCGATACAAAGGAACAGATCGAACTGATGTATCCGTTCCTGGAGGAGAACCTGCGCCACGGGGTGGCTACAGTGGAAGAAATCGACATGCTGGCCACCAATTACGTGAAGGAAGAATACCGGAAAAAGATCGAGAACCGGGACAATCCGGAGATGCAAAAATGA
- a CDS encoding LysM peptidoglycan-binding domain-containing protein, which yields MKKLLLGLVLVLLGVSSYGVLQMEAAPTRYRNQQVVVFRGDSLWGIARRYTRPEEDVREVIDRIAKANHLDLRQAIQPGQKLTVPVKQGKPEKTEKMMASRS from the coding sequence ATGAAGAAACTTTTATTGGGACTGGTACTGGTTCTGCTGGGTGTTTCTTCGTATGGGGTCCTGCAGATGGAAGCGGCTCCCACCCGGTACCGGAATCAGCAGGTGGTGGTGTTCCGGGGGGACAGTCTGTGGGGCATTGCCCGGCGGTATACCCGGCCGGAAGAAGATGTGCGGGAAGTGATCGACCGGATCGCCAAGGCCAACCATCTGGACCTGCGCCAGGCCATCCAGCCGGGTCAGAAGCTGACGGTGCCGGTGAAACAGGGAAAACCGGAAAAAACAGAGAAGATGATGGCCAGCCGCAGCTGA